GCCCCCGAGGTCGTCGGCTGGGGGGACGAGGGGCGGTAGCCCTCGAAGAAGTCCCACCACGCCGGGTCGACCGCGGTCTTGTCCTGGAGGTACTGCTCGTACAGCTCGTCCACCAGCCACGCGTTCGCGCCGAAGTCGGCCCGGTTCACGTCTGGCTCGGCATGCTGGGACACGCGAGGATCGCCCACTTCCTCCGCGGTCACTGACCGCGTCTTCGCCGGATCGGTTCGTGGCCAACCCTACGTCCTGACTGCGTGTCGTCTCCCGTCGGGGAGGGTGACGCGCGGGTGGTTCACGTGCTCGTCACACGCCGGGTCCGCGAGGGGTGTCGGGGGCCCCATCCGCGGGTCTGCCCCGGGTCAGCCGCGTGCCAACTCGGTCATGGGCGCGTCGTGCGGGGCGGTCGCCGCGACCCGTGCCGCGACCGCGGAACCGAGCGCGAGGACGACCATCGTCACGGCCATCGGGAGCGCGTCGTGCTCCCCGCGCAGGCCGACGAGCGGCGAGACGAGCGCGCCGAGGCCGAACTGGAGCGCCCCGAGCAGGGCCGACCCGGTGCCCGCCGCCCCCGCCGCCTCGTCGGTGGCGAGGGTGGTGGCGTTGCCGAACACCAGGCCGAGCGCGCTCACGGTGAGGAAGAGCAGCACGAGGGTGGGCAGGCGCGGCAGGTCGAGCAGCACGACGTCCACCAGCAGCAGCACGCTGAGCACCGCCACCGCGGTCACGCCCGCCGTCAGCAGGCGCCGGGCCCCGAACCGGCCGACCAGGGCCGTGCCCAGCCCGGCCACGAGCCCGAGGCCCAGGGCGTTGGCCGCGAAGGCCAGGGAGTACGCCCCGACCGAGAGGCCGAGCACGTTCTGCAGCACGAACGGCGAGGCCGAGATGTACGCGAACATCGCGGCGAAGCCGAGCACGAGCGACCCGGTCCAGCCGACGAAGCGCCTGTTGCTGAGCACGGCGCGGGCGTCCCGGAGGGTGCTCGCCAGGCCGCCGCCGGTGCGGTGCTCGCGGGGGAGCGTCTCGGGGACGAGCGCGAGCACGGCGACGAGCATGAGCGCGCTCGCCCCGGCGAGGATGGCGAACACGCCCCGCCAGCCCACCGCGGTCACGAGCGTGCCGCCGACCAGCGGGGCCGCGACCGGCGCGACGCCCTGGATGAGCATCATGACGCCGAACACGCGGGCGGCGGCGTCCC
This is a stretch of genomic DNA from Cellulomonas sp. ES6. It encodes these proteins:
- a CDS encoding multidrug effflux MFS transporter encodes the protein MTTSPGPAVPSTTTAPARSTPQLGGDRPLTPAVTVALALLTAIAPLATDMYLPAFPQLARDLGTSASVVQLSLTTFLVGLALGQLVIGPLSDQRGRRGLLVAGSAVCAAAGLACALAPSAGFLVAARFVQGFSGAAGVVLSRAVVSDRARGDAAARVFGVMMLIQGVAPVAAPLVGGTLVTAVGWRGVFAILAGASALMLVAVLALVPETLPREHRTGGGLASTLRDARAVLSNRRFVGWTGSLVLGFAAMFAYISASPFVLQNVLGLSVGAYSLAFAANALGLGLVAGLGTALVGRFGARRLLTAGVTAVAVLSVLLLVDVVLLDLPRLPTLVLLFLTVSALGLVFGNATTLATDEAAGAAGTGSALLGALQFGLGALVSPLVGLRGEHDALPMAVTMVVLALGSAVAARVAATAPHDAPMTELARG